Proteins encoded in a region of the Pseudomonas syringae KCTC 12500 genome:
- a CDS encoding DUF3275 family protein, whose translation MINLPGYLAIRTISGRNGAFNVGRLSTSIGEFVIKDALLDQYHEGKYRGDFVITEIRPSYYTNGGRLVVEVRARLDSMSLDDVANLSADEAERLSNNETDPLDEEASGGSSSTKPRPTIQTAPRRSVSAGSDAPFGMTRSEPEKQVTAHEADAELFGTIWPIGRSVKLDTTVDRKRLRQQCVRLGELGYELDFKLQIWNLSTH comes from the coding sequence ATGATCAACCTGCCCGGCTATTTGGCCATACGCACCATCAGCGGTCGCAACGGCGCTTTCAACGTTGGGCGACTTTCGACGTCCATCGGTGAGTTCGTTATCAAGGACGCGCTGCTGGACCAGTACCACGAGGGCAAATATCGAGGTGATTTTGTTATCACCGAAATTCGTCCCTCCTACTACACAAACGGCGGCAGATTAGTGGTCGAAGTCCGCGCCAGGCTGGACAGCATGTCTTTGGACGATGTGGCCAACCTGAGCGCAGACGAGGCTGAGAGGCTGTCCAACAACGAAACTGACCCACTCGACGAAGAAGCCTCGGGAGGCTCGTCTTCAACCAAACCTCGCCCGACTATTCAAACAGCTCCGAGAAGATCAGTTTCTGCTGGCAGTGACGCACCGTTCGGGATGACGAGATCCGAGCCTGAGAAACAGGTCACCGCACATGAGGCTGATGCAGAGCTGTTCGGCACGATCTGGCCGATTGGACGTTCAGTCAAGCTGGACACAACTGTAGACCGTAAGCGTCTGCGGCAACAATGTGTTCGCCTTGGCGAGCTCGGATATGAGCTTGACTTCAAGCTGCAGATTTGGAATCTCAGCACTCATTGA
- a CDS encoding DUF6094 domain-containing protein has translation MALMFSRLARNFARNGYYPTDELTLERTLQALLPATSGRMRILDPCSGEGVALAEVAHRLERDRTETYAVEYDKERADHSKTLLDRVLQGDLMDTMISRQSFGLLWLNPPYGDLVTDHSGASQYQGSGRKRLEKAFYQRSLPLLQYGGVMVFIVPHYVLDDELCGWLTNHFTGLRICAAVDRTFKQVVIFGIRVRRQDLARLRELAAMREYLRAIGSGEEAADLLPATWPWEQYAVLPIANDLEHFYRITLEPEQFSEEVLRLRGLWPDFTLHFGQTGAQPRAPVKALSRWHLALALAAGAITGVVTSRSGRVLVLKGDTYKDKVPKTEFTEDEDGNVFETRILTDRFVPRIRAWDMTPGSSYLGCALTISSDATTPAAHETTSNTEARSQDALFELGRVVLTHSVQSLLENNSLDVMQYLKRHATGDWGEISNDDWDSNQQALSAEGRLFSGYDIDAEDETRLWIITESDRSATTVMLPSDY, from the coding sequence ATGGCTTTGATGTTCTCACGGCTTGCCCGTAATTTTGCACGCAACGGCTATTACCCGACTGACGAACTGACTCTGGAGCGCACTCTGCAGGCATTGTTGCCGGCGACCTCGGGACGGATGCGGATTCTTGATCCGTGCTCGGGAGAAGGAGTGGCTTTGGCTGAGGTCGCACACCGACTGGAGCGAGACCGAACAGAGACGTATGCGGTTGAGTACGACAAAGAGCGCGCTGATCACTCGAAAACGTTGCTGGACCGAGTGCTGCAGGGTGACTTGATGGACACCATGATCTCTCGACAGTCCTTCGGACTGCTCTGGCTCAACCCTCCCTACGGGGATCTGGTCACTGATCACTCTGGCGCTTCGCAGTACCAGGGTAGCGGCCGCAAAAGGCTGGAGAAGGCATTTTACCAACGGTCACTGCCGTTGCTTCAGTACGGAGGGGTGATGGTATTCATCGTTCCTCACTACGTGCTGGACGACGAGCTGTGTGGCTGGCTCACCAATCACTTTACCGGGCTGCGGATCTGCGCCGCGGTAGACCGGACGTTCAAACAGGTCGTGATATTCGGAATCAGGGTACGGCGTCAGGATCTGGCAAGACTCCGGGAACTGGCGGCGATGCGTGAGTATCTGCGGGCAATCGGATCCGGGGAAGAAGCTGCTGATCTGCTACCGGCCACTTGGCCATGGGAGCAATACGCTGTCCTACCGATCGCTAATGACCTGGAACACTTCTACCGAATCACTCTTGAACCCGAGCAATTCAGTGAAGAGGTTCTTCGTCTGAGAGGCCTATGGCCTGATTTCACGCTGCACTTTGGCCAGACTGGCGCTCAACCGCGCGCCCCCGTGAAGGCACTTTCACGGTGGCACTTAGCATTGGCACTCGCTGCTGGAGCCATAACCGGTGTGGTGACCTCTCGGTCCGGGCGCGTCCTTGTCCTCAAGGGCGACACTTACAAGGATAAGGTTCCCAAGACCGAATTCACCGAGGACGAGGACGGCAACGTGTTCGAGACACGGATCTTGACTGATCGTTTTGTGCCCAGAATCCGGGCATGGGACATGACGCCAGGCTCATCCTATCTCGGGTGCGCACTGACCATCAGCTCGGATGCGACAACACCAGCGGCACACGAAACCACCTCAAACACTGAAGCACGTAGCCAGGACGCTTTATTTGAACTGGGCCGTGTGGTGCTCACGCATAGCGTTCAAAGTCTGCTCGAAAACAACTCTCTCGACGTGATGCAGTACCTAAAGCGTCACGCGACGGGCGATTGGGGCGAGATTTCAAACGACGACTGGGACAGCAATCAGCAAGCACTGAGTGCTGAAGGTCGATTGTTTTCAGGGTATGACATCGACGCAGAGGATGAGACCAGACTCTGGATCATTACCGAGTCTGATCGCTCAGCAACAACAGTCATGTTGCCATCTGACTACTAA
- a CDS encoding STY4534 family ICE replication protein: MSNSTNETKYFDLHTVGIGYLNRIREVKPRKGAPFMAVTVAALKGTSEKPEYAYIDCNVVGAEADKLIRRCQEAVAAEKKVLVSFRIGDIWADVFTYSSGAKQGQAGVSLKGRLLYLAWIKVEGEYVYQAPQKEEAPASSDSSESEATPVVQSEASASSEPTDVATPAATPPKPTRAKPARAGRGEKQAA; the protein is encoded by the coding sequence ATGAGCAATTCTACCAACGAAACCAAATACTTCGACCTGCACACCGTCGGCATTGGCTATCTCAACCGCATTCGTGAAGTGAAGCCTCGTAAGGGCGCTCCTTTCATGGCTGTGACAGTAGCTGCCCTCAAAGGCACATCTGAGAAACCTGAGTACGCCTACATCGACTGCAACGTGGTTGGTGCTGAAGCTGACAAGCTGATTCGCCGTTGCCAGGAAGCTGTTGCTGCCGAGAAGAAGGTTCTTGTCTCTTTCCGGATCGGCGATATCTGGGCTGATGTTTTTACTTACAGCAGTGGTGCTAAGCAGGGCCAAGCAGGTGTGAGCCTTAAAGGCCGTCTCCTGTACCTTGCCTGGATCAAAGTTGAAGGTGAATACGTCTATCAGGCTCCGCAGAAAGAAGAAGCACCTGCCTCTTCTGATAGTTCAGAGTCCGAAGCTACCCCAGTCGTTCAATCCGAGGCGTCTGCCTCCAGCGAACCAACTGATGTGGCTACTCCAGCTGCTACTCCCCCTAAGCCAACACGAGCAAAACCAGCTCGCGCAGGACGAGGAGAGAAACAAGCCGCTTGA